A region of Pieris rapae chromosome 20, ilPieRapa1.1, whole genome shotgun sequence DNA encodes the following proteins:
- the LOC110996022 gene encoding uncharacterized protein LOC110996022: MQKVNCVTMCNLLAGLRMWAVFLCYLLAEVKTYPMQGWPVYAPEPRDYNEDDYYYSPKIQYYYDAPAVNPPEVYGQVPYSYMYDPYGHFAKDLPKIDDERFSALPIGQETWYESDSNSRWRSNNEIDDVNAAFLDNLILTQMARDAQRRRENARAAFSNVDYEEKNNEDEDVRELKALAGKPMYHVPQSVPRFDDDDEDDDYEGDDSEGFINWNGNKRSVTTEAPQTTTFTPVAQKAGQKEVVMPRPAQKTHHFNVQSKFDQNKRSIPLYNAFPRLEDMNNDSTKTRRIDKRFVASDSDLVVELRGLKHRIAT, from the exons ATGCAAAAAGTGAACTGTGTGACAATGTGCAATCTTTTAGCTGGACTGAG aATGTGGGCGGTCTTCTTATGCTATTTATTAGCCGAAGTTAAGACATATCCCATGCAAGGATGGCCTGTATATGCACCAGAACCCAGAGATTATAATGAAGATgactattattattcgccTAAAATCCAATACTACTATGACGCTCCAGCAGTCAATCCCCCTGAAGTATACGGTCAAGTTCCTTATTCATACATGTACGATCCATATGGGCATTTTGCAAAAGATCTTCCGAAGATAGACGATGAACGATTTTCAGCCCTACCAATAGGACAAGAAACGTGGTACGAGAGTGATTCAAACTCCCGCTGGCGctcaaataatgaaattgatGACGTCAATGCAGCTTTCCTAGACAACCTTATCCTTACGCAAATGGCCCGAGACGCGCAAAGGCGGCGAGAAAACGCCCGTGCCGCTTTTTCTAACGTCGATTACgaagaaaaaaacaatgaagATGAAGATGTTAGGGAATTAAAAGCACTGGCAGGAAAACCCATGTACCACGTCCCTCAATCGGTCCCCAgatttgatgatgatgatgaagacGATGATTACGAAGGTGACGACTCTGAAGGTTTTATAAACTGGAACGGCAACAAAAGGAGCGTAACAACAGAGGCACCCCAAACGACGACATTCACACCTGTGGCTCAAAAGGCGGGACAAAAAGAAGTCGTGATGCCTCGCCCTGCACAGAAAACTCATCATTTCAATGTTCAGTCAAAATTCGACCAAAATAAGCGATCTATCCCATTGTACAACGCATTTCCACGACTTGAGGACATGaataat GACTCAACGAAAACAAGAAGAATTGACAAGCGCTTTGTAGCTAGTGATTCGGACCTTGTTGTCGAATTAAGAGGCCTAAAACATCGTATCgcaacttaa
- the LOC110996035 gene encoding synaptic vesicle 2-related protein gives MRRSKGYQDLDENAKELRQPVVPMPPPQEIEMASVSVVPDDTFTVTQAVNALGFGWFQVKLSLFTGLCWMADSMEMTILSILSPALHCEWNISKYQQALTTTVVFMGMMLSSTFWGNISDRYGRKTALSMCGVLLFYYGLLSAIAPNFLWLLFLRGLVGFAIGCVPQSVTLYAEFLPTKQRAKCVVLLDCFWALGACLEVAVALVVMPTLGVHWLLAISTIPLLIFAIICPWLPESARFHVASGQPDKALATLEKIAHDNGRPMLLGRLVCDDSVGIGQRGRLKHLLIPHLRKTSLLLWVIWMSCAFCYYGLVLMTTELFETGPSGSEEACAADCRPLQTTDYMDLLWTTLAEFPGIFATIFIIEKFGRKRTMAIQFLIFAMCVCVLIYNTNRTFLTCVLFLARGIIAGLFQAAYVYTPEVYPTALRSTAVGACSGVARLGAMVTPYVAQVLLKNSIVIATGVYSFAAILAALACLALPIETKGREMRDTITATG, from the exons ATGCGTCGATCAAAAGGCTATCAAGATCTTGATGAAAATGCTAAAGAGCTACGGCAACCCGTGGTTCCTATGCCACCACCACAAGAAATCGAAATGGCTTCAGTATCGGTGGTACCAGATG ACACCTTTACAGTTACCCAAGCAGTGAATGCCCTCGGTTTTGGCTGGTTCCAAGTTAAATTATCACTTTTCACTGGTCTTTGTTGGATGGCTGATTCCATGGAAATGACAATATTGAGTATACTTTCTCCAGCTCTCCACTGTGAATGGAATATTAGCAA GTACCAGCAAGCTTTAACAACAACAGTTGTATTTATGGGCATGATGTTGAGCTCTACTTTTTGGGGGAACATAAGTGATAGATACGGTCGAAAAACC gCTCTCAGCATGTGTGGTGTATTACTATTCTACTATGGTTTACTCAGTGCAATTGCTCCAAATTTTCTATGGCTTCTATTTTTGAGGGGTCTTGTGGGTTTTGCAATAGGATGCGTACCACAatc TGTAACATTATACGCAGAGTTTTTACCGACTAAACAGCGCGCGAAGTGTGTGGTACTCCTAGac tgtTTTTGGGCGCTAGGCGCGTGTTTAGAAGTAGCCGTGGCTTTGGTGGTAATGCCTACCCTTGGAGTACATTGGCTGCTGGCGATTTCTACAATTCCACTCCTCATATTTGCTATCATATGTCCA tggCTTCCAGAGTCCGCACGATTCCATGTAGCAAGTGGACAACCTGATAAAGCATTGGCAACACTagaaaag ATAGCCCATGATAATGGGCGGCCGATGTTATTAGGAAGACTGGTTTGTGACGACTCAGTGGGTATAGGACAACGCGGTAGACTCAAACATCTGCTCATCCCGCACTTACGGAAAACAAGCCTCCTGCTTTGGGTCATTTG GATGTCGTGTGCCTTCTGCTATTACGGCCTGGTGCTGATGACGACGGAGCTCTTTGAGACCGGTCCCTCTGGAAGCGAAGAAGCCTGTGCTGCGGACTGCCGTCCATTGCAGACTACTGACTATATGGACTTATTGTGGACCACGCTTGCTGAGTTTCCTG gtATCTTCGCaacgatatttattattgaaaagttTGGACGGAAAAGAACTATGGCGATCCAGTTTCTTATATTCGCTATGTGCGTCtgtgtacttatttataacacCAA ccGCACCTTCCTGACATGCGTCTTATTTCTGGCTCGTGGTATCATCGCTGGACTCTTCCAAGCCGCCTACGTTTATACACCAGAG gTATACCCTACGGCGTTGAGATCGACAGCGGTAGGCGCTTGTAGTGGTGTTGCCAGATTAGGGGCAATGGTCACACCGTATGTGGCACAG gtTCTACTAAAAAATTCGATAGTAATAGCAACTGGTGTGTATTCGTTCGCTGCTATATTAGCTGCGTTGGCGTGTCTTGCGCTCCCCATCGAGACAAAGGGCAGGGAAATGAGAGACACTATAACTGCAACTGGTTAG